In one window of Streptomyces griseus subsp. griseus DNA:
- a CDS encoding carbohydrate ABC transporter permease — MSKSRPNLLAGFGSVVWLLVVGLPLYVMLIATFQSRPDYAANGPLAFPAHFTLDNYIKDLNSGFAQYFLNTVIVTVCVVGIVVLLVPPLAYTIVRSRGRATTTVFRLFLLGLAIPSQAVIVPMFFVISQAGLYDNLIGVILPTAAFAMPVCALILTGVMRDITPDLYEAMTMDGASSRRVFFQLVLPLSRSGVATIIVFSALQAWNGFLFPLVLTQSAETKVITLGLYEFQTEHGVDTPGLLAAVVLSMLPILIVYLFARRALVQGLMGVGGK; from the coding sequence GTGAGCAAGAGCCGCCCCAACCTCCTCGCCGGTTTCGGCTCGGTGGTCTGGCTCCTCGTGGTGGGGCTGCCGCTGTACGTGATGCTCATCGCCACGTTCCAGTCGCGCCCCGACTACGCGGCGAACGGCCCGCTGGCCTTCCCCGCGCACTTCACACTCGACAACTACATCAAGGACCTCAACAGCGGCTTCGCACAGTATTTCCTCAACACGGTCATCGTCACCGTGTGCGTGGTGGGCATCGTCGTCCTCCTCGTCCCGCCGCTGGCGTACACCATCGTCAGGAGCCGGGGCCGGGCCACCACCACGGTCTTCCGGCTGTTCCTCCTGGGGCTGGCCATCCCCTCGCAGGCGGTCATCGTCCCGATGTTCTTCGTCATCAGCCAGGCCGGCCTCTACGACAACCTCATCGGCGTCATCCTGCCGACGGCGGCCTTCGCCATGCCGGTGTGCGCCCTGATCCTCACCGGCGTGATGCGGGACATCACCCCCGATCTCTACGAGGCGATGACGATGGACGGTGCCTCGTCCCGGCGCGTCTTCTTCCAGCTGGTGCTGCCGCTGTCCAGGAGCGGGGTCGCGACGATCATCGTCTTCTCCGCCCTCCAGGCGTGGAACGGCTTCCTCTTCCCCCTCGTCCTGACGCAGTCCGCGGAGACCAAGGTCATCACCCTGGGCCTCTACGAATTCCAGACGGAGCACGGTGTCGACACCCCGGGGCTGCTCGCCGCCGTCGTCCTGTCCATGCTCCCCATCCTGATCGTCTACCTGTTCGCTCGTCGTGCCCTGGTACAGGGGCTGATGGGGGTCGGAGGAAAGTGA
- a CDS encoding beta-glucosidase: MTTNIDNAGAPTAAGTTDSVVPVSGATDHRTGPWHDPALTPEARADALIAAMTLQEKTAQLVGVWVGASDEGGEVAPFQHDMEEAVALDDLLPHGLGQLTRPFGTAPVDPAVGALSLARTQERIAGANRFGIPALAHEECLAGFATWGATAYPVPLSWGATFHPELVREMAAAIGRDMRSVGVHQGLAPVLDVVRDARWGRVEETIGEDPYLVGTVATAYVRGLESAGVVATLKHFAGYSASRAGRNLAPVGMGARERADIILPPFEMAVRESGVRSVMHAYTDTDGIPSAADGQLLTGLLRDTWGFAGTVVADYFGIAFLKTLHGVAGTFGEAAGAALWAGVDVELPTVKTFGGPLAEAIAEGRVPEALVDRAVRRVLVQKAQLGLLDAGWRPKPLVLDGVADGSTGADSEALRGTVRLDTEENRALARRVAEQAVVLLRNDGTLPLAAGAGAPARIALVGPNADTPTAVLGCYAFPVHVGGQHPDTPLGIELPTLREACAAEFPHSEIVTARGADIDGPETGGFGEAVDLARGADLVILALGDRAGLFGRGTSGEGCDAESLALPGVQQQLLDALLDTGTPVVVTLLAGRPYALGRAVDEAAAIVQSFFPGEEGTTAIASVLSGRTAPSGRLPVGVPRHPGSQPATYLAARLGHSSDVSSVDPTPAYGFGHGLTYTAFEWSDLVVEGGRASTEGEFTLSCTVRNTGAREGTEVVQVYLHDPVASVVQPVQRLIGYVRLGLDPGRTARVRMTVPADLASFTGREGHRIVEPGDLELRLSASSTDTRLTARVTLTGPVRTVDHTRRLHMGIATEILTDAP; the protein is encoded by the coding sequence GTGACCACCAACATCGACAACGCCGGCGCGCCGACGGCCGCCGGGACCACCGATTCCGTGGTGCCGGTCTCCGGCGCCACGGACCACCGCACCGGGCCCTGGCACGACCCCGCCCTCACCCCCGAGGCCAGGGCCGACGCCCTGATCGCCGCCATGACCCTCCAGGAGAAGACCGCCCAGCTCGTCGGCGTCTGGGTGGGCGCATCCGACGAGGGAGGCGAAGTCGCCCCGTTCCAGCACGACATGGAGGAGGCCGTCGCCCTCGACGACCTTCTTCCCCACGGCCTCGGCCAGCTGACCCGCCCGTTCGGGACGGCTCCCGTCGACCCGGCCGTGGGCGCCCTCTCGCTGGCGCGCACCCAGGAGCGGATCGCCGGAGCCAATCGGTTCGGCATCCCGGCGCTCGCCCACGAGGAGTGCCTCGCAGGCTTCGCCACCTGGGGCGCCACCGCCTATCCGGTGCCGCTGTCCTGGGGCGCCACCTTCCATCCGGAGCTGGTACGTGAGATGGCCGCCGCGATCGGCCGCGACATGCGCTCCGTCGGCGTGCACCAGGGGCTCGCCCCGGTACTCGATGTCGTACGCGACGCACGCTGGGGCCGCGTCGAGGAGACGATCGGCGAGGACCCGTACCTGGTGGGTACGGTCGCCACCGCCTACGTACGGGGACTGGAGTCGGCCGGAGTCGTCGCCACGCTCAAGCACTTCGCCGGGTACTCCGCCTCACGGGCGGGACGCAACCTCGCACCCGTCGGCATGGGTGCGCGGGAGCGGGCCGACATCATCCTGCCCCCGTTCGAGATGGCCGTACGCGAAAGCGGCGTGCGGTCGGTCATGCACGCCTACACCGACACCGACGGCATCCCCTCCGCCGCCGACGGACAGCTGCTGACCGGTCTGCTCCGCGACACCTGGGGCTTCGCAGGGACCGTGGTCGCCGACTACTTCGGTATCGCGTTCCTGAAGACGCTGCACGGTGTGGCGGGAACCTTCGGGGAAGCGGCCGGTGCGGCACTCTGGGCGGGGGTGGACGTGGAGCTGCCGACCGTCAAGACGTTCGGCGGCCCGCTGGCCGAGGCGATCGCCGAGGGGCGCGTACCCGAGGCGCTGGTGGATCGCGCGGTACGCCGAGTCCTCGTCCAGAAAGCCCAGTTGGGGCTGTTGGACGCGGGGTGGAGGCCAAAGCCGCTGGTGCTGGACGGAGTTGCGGACGGCTCCACGGGCGCAGACTCGGAGGCGCTGCGCGGCACCGTCCGTCTCGACACCGAGGAGAACCGCGCGCTCGCCCGCCGCGTCGCCGAACAGGCCGTCGTACTCCTGCGCAACGACGGCACCCTGCCCCTCGCGGCGGGCGCCGGAGCCCCGGCCCGTATCGCACTCGTCGGACCCAACGCCGACACCCCGACGGCCGTCCTCGGCTGCTACGCCTTCCCCGTCCACGTCGGGGGGCAGCATCCCGACACCCCGCTCGGCATCGAACTGCCCACCCTCCGCGAGGCCTGTGCGGCGGAGTTCCCGCACAGCGAGATCGTCACCGCGCGGGGTGCGGACATCGACGGCCCGGAGACCGGCGGCTTCGGTGAGGCCGTCGATCTGGCCCGAGGCGCCGACCTCGTGATCCTCGCCCTCGGCGACCGGGCCGGCCTCTTCGGGCGCGGTACGAGCGGGGAGGGCTGCGACGCGGAGAGCCTGGCGCTCCCCGGTGTCCAGCAGCAGCTCCTCGACGCCCTCCTCGACACGGGTACCCCCGTCGTCGTCACCCTGCTCGCCGGACGCCCCTACGCCCTCGGGCGTGCGGTGGACGAGGCGGCCGCGATCGTGCAGTCGTTCTTCCCCGGCGAGGAGGGGACGACGGCCATCGCCTCGGTGCTCAGCGGACGCACCGCACCCTCCGGCCGGCTGCCGGTCGGCGTGCCGCGCCACCCGGGCTCCCAGCCCGCCACCTACCTGGCGGCGCGGCTGGGGCACTCCAGCGATGTGTCCAGCGTGGATCCGACCCCGGCGTACGGATTCGGCCACGGTCTGACGTACACCGCCTTCGAGTGGAGCGATCTCGTCGTGGAGGGCGGACGCGCTTCTACGGAAGGGGAGTTCACGCTCTCCTGCACCGTCCGCAACACGGGTGCGCGGGAGGGGACCGAGGTGGTCCAGGTGTATCTGCACGACCCGGTCGCCTCGGTGGTCCAGCCGGTGCAGCGCCTCATCGGGTACGTACGCCTCGGGCTGGATCCCGGACGGACGGCCAGGGTACGGATGACGGTCCCGGCGGACCTCGCCTCCTTCACGGGGCGCGAGGGCCACCGGATCGTCGAGCCGGGCGATCTCGAACTCCGGCTGAGCGCGTCGAGTACCGACACGCGCCTCACGGCCCGGGTCACGCTGACCGGCCCCGTACGCACGGTCGACCACACCCGTCGGCTGCACATGGGCATCGCGACCGAGATCCTCACGGACGCGCCGTAG
- a CDS encoding cytochrome P450 family protein, producing MTSPGQDPLRDPRFFADPYPTYDRLRERCPVQRVPTGSGGHQAYLITGHAEARTAFTDPRLSKDTARFFAGRPSDRDLHPAISRHMLASDPPVHTRHRRVATPLFTTGRVRELRPFITRVVDGLMAAWRPGTEVDLVAELAIPLPVTVVCELLGVPEADRATLAGWSHDLFDAKDTDLVDASSHRIGGYLTHLVDTARETPGDGPLHSLLRDCEEGGLDRDEAVSLAALLLVAGHETTTHFIGNAVLALLRHPEAFDRLRRDPDLIPGALDELLRHDCPVSVATFRHSTQELSVGGVDIPAGFPVLIAPGAANRDPGRFPHPDRLDLDRDATGHLSFGHGIHRCPGAPLARAEAEIALRTLLARFPGLRLAVPAESLTWRRTRLTRGLAALPLVLG from the coding sequence GTGACCTCCCCCGGGCAGGACCCCTTGCGCGACCCGCGCTTCTTCGCCGACCCGTATCCCACCTACGACCGGCTGCGCGAGCGCTGCCCGGTCCAGCGCGTCCCCACCGGCTCCGGCGGGCACCAGGCCTATCTGATCACCGGCCATGCCGAGGCCCGTACGGCGTTCACCGATCCCCGGCTGTCCAAGGACACCGCGCGCTTCTTCGCCGGCCGGCCCTCCGACCGCGACCTGCACCCGGCGATCTCCCGCCACATGCTGGCGAGCGATCCGCCCGTGCACACCCGCCACCGGCGGGTGGCGACACCGCTGTTCACCACCGGACGCGTCCGGGAACTGCGCCCGTTCATCACCCGCGTCGTCGACGGCCTCATGGCCGCGTGGCGCCCGGGCACGGAGGTCGACCTGGTGGCGGAGCTGGCGATTCCGCTGCCGGTCACCGTGGTCTGCGAGCTGCTGGGGGTGCCGGAAGCCGACCGCGCCACACTCGCCGGCTGGTCCCACGACCTCTTCGACGCGAAGGACACCGACCTCGTCGACGCATCGTCGCACCGGATCGGCGGCTACCTGACCCACCTCGTCGACACGGCCCGTGAGACCCCTGGCGACGGCCCGCTCCACTCCCTCCTGCGCGACTGCGAGGAGGGCGGCCTCGACCGGGACGAGGCCGTCTCCCTGGCCGCCCTCCTCCTGGTCGCCGGGCACGAGACCACCACCCACTTCATCGGCAACGCCGTCCTGGCCCTGCTCCGGCACCCGGAGGCGTTCGACCGGCTCCGCCGGGACCCGGACCTGATCCCCGGCGCCCTCGACGAACTGCTCCGCCACGACTGCCCGGTGAGCGTGGCCACCTTCCGCCACAGCACTCAGGAGCTCAGCGTCGGCGGGGTCGACATCCCGGCGGGCTTCCCGGTGCTCATCGCCCCCGGGGCCGCCAACCGCGACCCGGGGCGGTTCCCGCACCCGGACCGCCTGGACCTCGACCGCGATGCCACCGGCCACCTCTCCTTCGGCCACGGCATCCACCGCTGCCCGGGCGCCCCGCTGGCCCGGGCCGAGGCGGAGATCGCCCTGCGCACCCTGCTGGCCCGCTTCCCGGGCCTGCGCCTGGCCGTCCCGGCAGAGTCCCTGACCTGGCGCCGGACCCGTCTCACCCGGGGCCTGGCCGCCCTGCCCCTCGTCCTCGGCTGA
- a CDS encoding MAB_1171c family putative transporter has product MINIVFTGTAVVLLCFAAYWVRGRGGHRPTGTWAMVALLTSFALAFASYAPAVERAVESVVPHVARLLSNTFTLAAATSILAFLFQLNLDRERADRQIRLRVIALAIAVTGMTSFFVAEQLTGRNPVLYACYVLVYISYLGYTAKDFLLQTWAQSKRSTRRSQRWGLRTTSVGCGFALLYAAYKLFALISIGLGLGLVPDHARCSGPLTPFRCAFSVTAPAVAVLLITAGLTLPALLWPLSRLRRRRWERESFTALEPLWREVTSAVPEVVLDPGGTEVDAHDLDFHLHRRVIEINDCVLALRPYRPASVGDAAAAEVARRGAAETPEGEAEVEAAVIAAAVEAKRTGRPLEGDEAPPAAGTGSRRGDLPAETAWLLLVARAHARRPAPEKVGAAS; this is encoded by the coding sequence ATGATCAACATCGTGTTCACGGGCACGGCCGTCGTGCTGCTGTGCTTCGCCGCCTACTGGGTACGAGGGCGCGGCGGACACCGCCCCACGGGCACCTGGGCGATGGTGGCGCTGCTGACCTCGTTCGCCCTGGCCTTCGCCTCCTACGCCCCCGCCGTGGAGCGCGCGGTCGAATCGGTGGTCCCCCACGTCGCCCGGCTCCTCAGCAACACCTTCACCCTGGCGGCGGCCACCTCGATCCTCGCCTTCCTCTTCCAGCTCAATCTGGACCGCGAACGGGCCGACCGGCAGATCCGGCTGCGCGTCATCGCGCTCGCGATCGCCGTCACCGGTATGACCTCCTTCTTCGTCGCCGAGCAGCTCACCGGACGTAACCCGGTGTTGTACGCGTGCTACGTCCTCGTCTACATCTCCTACCTGGGGTACACGGCCAAGGACTTCCTGCTGCAGACCTGGGCCCAGTCCAAGCGGTCGACCCGCCGCAGCCAGCGCTGGGGCCTGCGTACGACCTCGGTCGGCTGTGGCTTCGCCCTCCTGTACGCCGCGTACAAGCTGTTCGCCCTGATCTCCATCGGCCTCGGCCTGGGGCTCGTTCCCGACCATGCCCGGTGCTCCGGCCCGCTGACCCCCTTCCGCTGCGCGTTCAGCGTGACCGCGCCCGCCGTCGCCGTCCTCCTCATCACCGCCGGGCTCACCCTCCCCGCCCTGCTGTGGCCGCTCAGCCGGCTGCGCCGCCGGCGCTGGGAACGGGAGTCGTTCACCGCGCTGGAACCCCTGTGGCGGGAGGTCACCTCGGCGGTCCCCGAGGTCGTACTCGACCCGGGCGGCACCGAGGTCGACGCCCACGACCTCGACTTCCACCTGCACCGCCGGGTCATCGAGATCAACGACTGCGTGCTGGCCCTGCGCCCGTACCGTCCGGCGTCGGTGGGAGACGCCGCCGCGGCCGAGGTCGCGCGCCGGGGCGCGGCCGAAACCCCCGAGGGCGAGGCCGAGGTGGAGGCGGCGGTCATCGCCGCGGCCGTCGAGGCGAAGCGCACCGGACGCCCCCTCGAAGGCGACGAGGCCCCGCCCGCCGCCGGCACCGGCTCCCGCCGGGGCGACCTCCCGGCGGAGACCGCCTGGCTGCTGCTCGTGGCGCGGGCCCACGCGCGGCGCCCGGCGCCCGAGAAGGTGGGAGCGGCCTCGTGA
- a CDS encoding regulator component has product MDLEQLRAACEARVEALGLPHRFTTRDLRDAVARQRGRPVILRPLSTLGATDAPCGIRLETPDADLLFYEEATSPLHQNHILAHEISHIICDHPGSLELDLDTLRAIGFDPTLVQRMSGRTSYTSEDEREAEVMASVIRQLMYRGREGPSHRPASGAESWDALFAEPHRKKRHRK; this is encoded by the coding sequence ATGGACCTTGAGCAGCTTCGCGCCGCGTGTGAGGCACGCGTCGAGGCTCTTGGGCTCCCGCACCGCTTCACCACCCGCGACCTCCGCGACGCCGTGGCCCGACAGCGCGGACGCCCCGTCATCCTGCGCCCCCTGAGCACCCTGGGCGCCACGGACGCCCCGTGCGGCATCCGCCTGGAGACCCCGGACGCCGACCTGTTGTTCTACGAGGAGGCCACCTCCCCCCTCCACCAGAACCACATTCTCGCCCACGAGATCAGCCACATCATCTGCGACCACCCCGGCAGCCTCGAACTCGACCTGGACACCCTGCGCGCGATCGGGTTCGACCCCACCCTGGTACAGCGCATGTCCGGCCGGACCAGCTACACGAGCGAGGACGAGCGCGAGGCCGAGGTGATGGCCAGCGTGATCCGGCAGCTCATGTACCGGGGACGCGAAGGCCCGTCGCACCGGCCCGCCAGCGGGGCCGAGAGCTGGGACGCGCTGTTCGCCGAGCCACACAGGAAGAAACGCCACCGGAAATGA
- a CDS encoding helix-turn-helix domain-containing protein, with translation MEDDQSPSFAQLLDHLFREVHPPSRGPYTYAEVAEGIRKASTGEGRGVTASAIQQLRTGAKRNPTRHTIKALADFFGVPAGYFVDSAAAERTKAEIGLIAAMRDQDVRKVALRANGLSVDSLKMLSTVIEQARRLEGLTTDDSAQDLNLDD, from the coding sequence GTGGAGGATGACCAGTCACCCAGCTTCGCCCAGCTCCTGGACCACCTCTTCCGCGAGGTGCACCCCCCTTCCCGGGGGCCCTACACCTACGCGGAGGTCGCCGAGGGAATCCGTAAGGCTTCGACCGGCGAGGGGCGCGGGGTGACGGCGAGCGCCATCCAGCAGCTGCGCACCGGTGCCAAGCGGAACCCCACGCGGCACACCATCAAGGCCCTGGCCGACTTCTTCGGCGTACCGGCGGGCTACTTCGTCGACAGCGCGGCGGCCGAGCGCACCAAGGCGGAGATAGGCCTCATCGCCGCCATGCGTGACCAGGACGTCCGCAAGGTCGCCCTGCGCGCCAACGGCCTGAGCGTCGACAGCCTGAAGATGCTCTCCACCGTGATCGAACAGGCCCGGAGGCTCGAAGGGCTCACCACCGACGACAGCGCGCAGGATCTGAACCTGGACGACTGA
- a CDS encoding mannose-binding protein, with protein MRRLHRSPDGLRWARPRGGVSACPPSPRPGTNSAAAAEKPGPTPSQPAEPAEAQESGTGPGSAAGTDESRTPAAPAATAGAGEPPAGPAATADTGEPRAPGEATTGAEEPQASARPTPGTGETRTSAEPTPGTGEPPTAAAPSEPTSTAKTDEETPHGRTEGIALATAVAAKPATKTVTAADKGRPRTPVLAGAVFVGAALVAIPVLLMGSANDEEPRNTNTAPVAGSADTVLNPESAPAALDDYVAVKPTPSPTEQKKIAPPKAAPVPVAPAPEPRTSAPAEKPKASPTPKPKAKPKAAPKPNWGTQRVSATSSIGVGQSWATNRIRMTMQQDGNLVVYNEQNKPIWAAMTFGANHRAIFQPDGNLVIHNGDDRPIWASKTHDFGGAQLVLRPDAKVVIVHNGRVVWST; from the coding sequence GTGAGACGTCTCCATCGCTCCCCCGACGGGCTACGTTGGGCACGCCCCCGAGGAGGAGTCAGCGCATGTCCCCCGAGCCCCCGCCCCGGCACCAACTCCGCGGCCGCCGCCGAGAAGCCCGGCCCCACACCTTCGCAGCCCGCCGAACCGGCCGAGGCACAGGAGTCCGGAACCGGCCCCGGCTCAGCGGCCGGGACGGACGAGTCCCGGACTCCGGCCGCCCCAGCCGCGACGGCCGGCGCCGGGGAACCCCCGGCCGGTCCCGCCGCGACGGCCGACACCGGCGAGCCCCGGGCTCCGGGCGAGGCCACGACCGGGGCGGAGGAGCCCCAGGCTTCGGCGCGGCCCACCCCCGGCACCGGGGAGACCCGGACATCGGCCGAGCCCACCCCCGGCACCGGGGAACCCCCGACGGCCGCCGCCCCCTCCGAGCCCACCTCCACGGCGAAGACCGACGAAGAGACACCCCATGGCCGCACGGAGGGCATCGCACTGGCAACGGCCGTCGCAGCGAAGCCGGCCACCAAGACCGTCACCGCGGCTGACAAGGGCCGCCCCCGCACACCGGTCCTGGCGGGAGCTGTGTTCGTCGGCGCCGCCCTGGTCGCGATACCCGTGCTCCTGATGGGCAGTGCGAACGACGAGGAGCCCCGTAACACCAACACGGCTCCGGTCGCGGGCAGCGCCGACACGGTCCTCAACCCGGAATCGGCTCCGGCCGCCCTGGACGACTACGTGGCGGTGAAGCCCACACCGTCCCCGACCGAGCAGAAGAAGATCGCCCCTCCGAAGGCCGCCCCCGTCCCCGTGGCACCCGCGCCCGAGCCCAGGACGAGCGCCCCCGCCGAGAAGCCGAAGGCCTCACCCACACCGAAGCCGAAGGCCAAGCCCAAGGCGGCCCCGAAGCCGAACTGGGGCACCCAGAGGGTCAGCGCGACCAGTTCCATCGGGGTGGGTCAGTCCTGGGCCACCAACCGCATCCGCATGACCATGCAGCAGGACGGCAACCTCGTCGTCTACAACGAGCAGAACAAGCCCATCTGGGCCGCGATGACCTTCGGCGCGAACCACCGGGCGATCTTCCAGCCCGATGGCAACCTGGTCATCCACAACGGCGACGACCGCCCGATCTGGGCCTCCAAGACCCACGACTTCGGCGGCGCCCAGCTGGTCCTGCGTCCCGACGCCAAGGTGGTCATCGTGCACAACGGCAGGGTGGTCTGGTCGACCTGA
- a CDS encoding RICIN domain-containing protein, with protein sequence MTRSSSQQTPASPEAHTESATESEEAAVNAPAAAAPVAPGEPDAPDAAAAPDSAPVLTKTEAATAEAPQTGMPEKPGAAAKPEKSEEAEKAAESGKAVKGESPDTPAPGTEAGTPDTASEADPDPSAAAAAQSRLPALVRTMSATAIGQPQAEGGPVGRPGKAALAGAAVAGALLVSVPFLVLAGNNDDGPQQTNVAAAGTVLDGSGPEAPGEFAVTAPETSAPAEEKKVEEKVRNPVPAPPPPAPSATEEVKKDDTPKDPPKKADPPKAQPKKESAAKNQPAQAKSAVTFSGSVSFRSHLSGRCLDVPGHNFNDGQPLFMWDCNGADAQKWRFGSDGTIRARDKCLDVANAVFRNGTPIQLAWCNGSAAQKFTLNGAHDLVNTVVGMCVDIPNHSKSRGPSTYLVLWQCTGNDNQKWST encoded by the coding sequence GTGACGCGTTCGTCGTCCCAGCAGACCCCCGCCTCCCCGGAGGCTCACACGGAGTCCGCCACCGAGAGCGAGGAGGCGGCCGTGAACGCTCCAGCGGCCGCCGCCCCCGTCGCTCCCGGCGAGCCCGACGCCCCGGACGCGGCTGCCGCGCCCGACTCCGCACCCGTACTGACGAAGACCGAAGCCGCGACCGCCGAAGCCCCGCAGACCGGGATGCCGGAGAAGCCCGGGGCGGCCGCGAAGCCCGAGAAGTCCGAGGAGGCCGAGAAGGCAGCGGAGTCCGGGAAGGCGGTGAAGGGCGAGAGCCCCGACACCCCGGCCCCCGGCACCGAGGCCGGAACCCCCGACACCGCCTCCGAAGCCGATCCCGACCCCAGCGCCGCCGCCGCTGCCCAGAGCAGGCTCCCCGCCCTCGTACGGACCATGTCCGCCACCGCCATCGGCCAGCCGCAGGCGGAAGGCGGTCCCGTGGGACGGCCCGGCAAGGCCGCCCTCGCCGGGGCGGCGGTCGCGGGGGCGCTGCTCGTGTCGGTGCCCTTCCTCGTCCTCGCCGGGAACAACGACGACGGGCCCCAGCAGACCAACGTCGCGGCGGCCGGGACCGTCCTCGACGGGAGCGGGCCGGAGGCGCCGGGCGAGTTCGCCGTCACCGCGCCCGAGACCAGCGCGCCCGCCGAGGAGAAGAAGGTCGAGGAGAAGGTCCGCAACCCCGTGCCGGCCCCGCCTCCGCCGGCGCCCTCCGCCACGGAGGAGGTGAAGAAGGACGACACCCCCAAGGACCCGCCCAAGAAGGCCGATCCGCCCAAGGCACAGCCCAAGAAGGAGAGCGCCGCCAAGAACCAGCCCGCCCAGGCCAAGTCCGCCGTCACCTTCAGCGGGTCCGTCTCCTTCCGCAGCCACCTGTCCGGCCGCTGCCTCGACGTGCCCGGCCACAACTTCAACGACGGCCAGCCGCTGTTCATGTGGGACTGCAACGGCGCCGACGCCCAGAAGTGGCGCTTCGGCTCCGACGGCACCATCCGGGCCAGGGACAAGTGCCTGGACGTGGCCAACGCGGTGTTCCGCAACGGCACCCCCATCCAGCTCGCCTGGTGCAACGGCTCCGCCGCCCAGAAGTTCACCCTGAACGGCGCCCATGACCTGGTCAACACGGTCGTCGGCATGTGCGTGGACATCCCGAACCACAGCAAGAGCAGGGGCCCGTCCACGTACCTGGTCCTCTGGCAGTGCACGGGCAACGACAACCAGAAGTGGAGCACCTGA
- a CDS encoding S8 family serine peptidase, with protein sequence MRPTRLLCGASLAAALVVPVAAAPAQAGSLSRTPAAFPAADGAKGQELPGMPTALDPRAEAVTCTPASKERAKKQDWSRQRLDLDRLHRHTTGAGVTVALISTGVDPGAEGLDGRVTADGEAADDCVGQGTFLAGLIGGTGGSTSRLAGVVPDAKILALRGTDRRGQPDAALVAAAVRAATTAKADVIAVTVALPRKDTELTKAVAEARKAGAVVVAAATPEPPSRGSADEIPTRTYWPAGEPGVLAVADMLPSGARPDGALSTGDVDLAAPGAGVVSGGPRGKGHYLGGGVAVATAYAAGAAAAVRATHPDDKAAAVTRRLTATAYPADMPQLDAYAAVTTVLGDAAAPPAAGAQRAAEPVAVRDTSDTDRATGRATLFVLLGAAGVGSLLWAGFALTRARARGWRPAGAGTSDKG encoded by the coding sequence GTGAGGCCGACCCGTCTGCTGTGCGGGGCCTCCCTCGCCGCCGCCCTGGTGGTGCCCGTGGCCGCCGCCCCGGCTCAGGCCGGGTCCCTCTCCCGTACACCGGCGGCCTTCCCCGCCGCCGACGGGGCGAAGGGCCAGGAACTGCCCGGGATGCCCACCGCACTCGACCCCCGGGCCGAGGCCGTCACCTGCACCCCCGCCTCCAAGGAGCGGGCGAAGAAGCAGGACTGGTCGCGCCAGCGCCTCGACCTGGACCGGCTGCACCGGCACACCACCGGGGCGGGCGTGACCGTCGCGCTGATCTCCACCGGCGTCGACCCCGGGGCCGAAGGGCTCGACGGGCGCGTCACGGCCGACGGCGAGGCGGCGGACGACTGTGTCGGGCAGGGCACGTTCCTGGCCGGGCTGATCGGCGGGACCGGCGGCTCCACCTCCCGTCTGGCCGGAGTCGTCCCGGACGCCAAGATCCTCGCCCTGCGCGGCACCGACCGGCGCGGGCAGCCGGACGCGGCGCTCGTCGCGGCGGCGGTACGGGCCGCGACCACCGCCAAGGCCGACGTGATCGCCGTCACGGTGGCGCTCCCGCGCAAGGACACCGAGCTCACCAAGGCCGTCGCCGAGGCCCGCAAGGCCGGAGCGGTGGTGGTCGCGGCGGCGACCCCGGAGCCCCCGTCGCGGGGCTCGGCCGACGAGATCCCCACCCGTACCTACTGGCCCGCCGGTGAGCCCGGGGTCCTCGCGGTCGCCGACATGCTGCCCTCCGGAGCCCGCCCGGACGGTGCCCTGTCCACAGGTGACGTCGATCTGGCCGCCCCGGGCGCCGGGGTGGTCTCCGGCGGGCCGCGCGGCAAGGGGCACTACCTGGGCGGCGGCGTGGCGGTGGCCACCGCCTACGCGGCCGGGGCGGCGGCGGCCGTCCGCGCCACCCACCCCGACGACAAGGCCGCCGCGGTCACCCGGCGGCTCACCGCCACCGCGTACCCGGCCGACATGCCCCAGCTGGACGCCTACGCCGCCGTCACCACGGTCCTCGGCGACGCCGCCGCGCCGCCCGCCGCAGGTGCGCAGCGGGCCGCCGAGCCCGTGGCCGTACGCGACACCTCCGACACCGACCGCGCCACCGGCCGGGCCACCCTCTTCGTCCTCCTCGGGGCGGCCGGCGTCGGCTCCCTCCTTTGGGCCGGCTTCGCGCTCACCCGGGCCCGAGCCCGGGGCTGGCGCCCGGCCGGGGCCGGCACGTCCGACAAGGGCTGA